Part of the Penaeus vannamei isolate JL-2024 chromosome 9, ASM4276789v1, whole genome shotgun sequence genome is shown below.
GCAAGGATCTTCGCCATCTCCTTCTGGGTGACCACGAagggctcctcctccttctgctcggGCGGCTGGCGCTGGCGCTCCGCCGCCCGCTGCGCCCTCCGCTCGGCCTTGCGCTGCTTGAGGTCGCTGAAGGTGAAGGCGCCCTCGGGGATGACGGCGCACACTTCCTTGTCGGCGGCGCCTTCCCTCTCGACGCCGGCCTGCGCCCACTCGTCGTGCTGCTCGAGGTCCAGCGTCTCCAGCTCCTGCGCCAGTTCATCGAAGGACGCCATGGCGCGAACTGCGAGCGTGCGCGGCTCCTTCCGCCAGCGCTCGCAAGCAATCGGACTCAATTGGCTTGGACGCAACTGGCAGGACTCGAGACCTTCCGGACTGACTGCGAGGACTCGAGGGCGAGGTCGCTGGGAACGCCTAGACGAGAGGGGGCTTTTCGGGGGACGCGGCTGGGGGAAGACTGGTAGAGAGGCTGCAGCTGTGAGTCAAAGGGTTAGTTAGAGAGTTGTGGAATTATAGTGAGCGcgcaagtatgtgtgcgtgtgcgtgtgcgtgagtgtgtgtgtgtgcgcgaactGCATGTATCCGTTTGCGTGCAAAAGTGAGCATCCTGCCTTGCGGCCTCGtaagggaggcgaaggaaaggTAGATCAAGATTTTAATTTATGATTCTGATTGATCAAGATTATCACCTATTACaactactagtaataacaattatgataatgatgataacaaaaattctcGTGGCaattacagataaatagatgaataaataaatatgtatatatataaatatagagatacataggcctatatgtatatatgtgcgtgcgcgtgtgtgtttgtgtgtgtgtgcgtgcgtgtgtgtgttataacctTTTTTAAGAGCAAGTTGACTTTTGTTGACGAATTCTCTTTATAAGTTTTGAAATGGAAACTATTTCTAAAATGCCTTTCATGTATTTTTccaattattttatttctttttatttttattactattattactagtatcattatcattttcgttactatcattatcattaatatcactctcattaccattgtcatcatcaatatcattattattatcattattactgttaccgttatcattataattaacattgttgttatcataaacatCGTCATGATATTAaagatcattcttatcattatcattctcattgtttttattattactaccattgtcatcattattactattattatcattatgatattactatcattattatcattgctatcatcactattattaacatcattatcattatcattgatatcaatataataatcattgtcattgttattatcatcatgactatcattattatcactggtgttaacactatcattatcactattattatcagtatcattattttgttaccattattattattagtgtaattatcattatagatattatcattatgatcattattattattattattatgatgatgatgatgatgatgattatcattattattgttattgttattaacagtgtaactattatcattatcatcattattattattattattattatcactcgtatcatcaataacattattattgccatgattatcattaaaattattatgactattactactatcattattattattactatcattatcattattatcattatcattatcattattactattattattattatcattatcattattattattattattattattattattattattattattattatccttattattattatcatcatcattgttatgattatgattattattatttttataatcattatcattactatatcgatatcatcattaatgctattattaataccattattaaaatcattattattatcatcattatcattatcattagtgtaatcattaatatgaataggattaatattattaccattaatataattatcattcttattgtcatcatcagtgtgattattatcatcattatcattatcattagtgtaattattatgattatgattaatattagtaccattaatataattatcattcttattgtcatcatcagtgtgattatcattatcatcattattatctttattaccatcatcgtgaTAATAATCAcactgattatgatcatcattattattatctttattaccatcatcatttttgcacCGTCGTCGTATTAGTGGTAATTTCATAAacataatgtaggcctataaaattatttttttatgcggGTTGTGTTGCCTAACGGTCTTTATGGCTCGTGGTTGTGGAAATAAATTCATTCCACTGTTGAGGAATATCTTATTCAATAAACGAATAATAATGAACGGGTGGCATATCATTTAAATGTAAAGAACAATAAACTTAATGatttaaataagcaatattctcaaataatctcattcatatctaaggtttAATTCTAAAACCtttcttttcctactaattacaaATCAATAATCATTCTTAATAAACAAAGTAAACACATAAATGAGACGGGATCGAGTACCTCACACCTGGGACATAAGCTAATCGTTCTCCTTTTaatctttttataattttccttttacaCTTCACTCTAATGACTAATTTCATTCTCAATCTTTTAATTGATACCACCGAAACTGTTACCTTTGACTTATTCCATTACCGTGTCCACAGACTATTAAAATGACTgaataaataatctctctctctctctctcccttttttctctctctctctctctctctctctcctctctctctctctctctctctctctctctctctctctctctctctctctctctctctctctctctccctctccctctccctctccctctccctctccatctccatctccctctccctcccccccaccctctccctctctcccctctcctctccttctccttctccttctccttctcccttctccttctctgtctctctcgctctccttctctgtctctctcgctctccttctcctcctctctctctctctcctctccttctctctctctctctctccccctccctctccctccccccttatctctctctctctctctccctctcctccctccccctccccccctctccttctctctctctctctctctcttcctctccttcttcatctctctctctctctcttcctctccttctccctccccctccctcctcctctccctc
Proteins encoded:
- the LOC113824603 gene encoding uncharacterized protein, coding for MASFDELAQELETLDLEQHDEWAQAGVEREGAADKEVCAVIPEGAFTFSDLKQRKAERRAQRAAERQRQPPEQKEEEPFVVTQKEMAKILAGNPVPKEEKNKKKKKKNQRQRKAMRRQHEQFHGL